From one Desmodus rotundus isolate HL8 chromosome X, HLdesRot8A.1, whole genome shotgun sequence genomic stretch:
- the LOC112302023 gene encoding melanoma-associated antigen B2-like, translating into MPRGHKSKLRAREKRRQNRAEAQSLNSAQATAGEEEGAACSSSSGLGDTPSSSTGAGPLQASLSAPATSSATVGVSRERSAGKAKGRSRKSKDSSGASSFTKKPGLNILSQKANNLVQYLLTQYKMKEPIKKTDMLKIVHKWYRKDFPEVLRKASELMDLVYGLEVKEVKPNGNFYTLVHSQDDTSDGSLSTVWRFPLKGILMPLLSMIFLDGCRTPEEEVWKFLNMMGVYDGEIHFIFGEPRKLITQDLVQEGYLVYQQVVNSDPPRYEFLWGARAQSEASKMKILEFLAKLNDSEPTAFPSVYQEALRDEEERAKARAQAEPRAGSPCKASGHPTATSSHSPQPE; encoded by the coding sequence ATGCCTCGTGGTCACAAGAGTAAGCTCCGTGCTCGTGAGAAACGCCGCCAAAACAGAGCTGAGGCCCAAAGTCTTAACAGTGCTCAGGCCActgcaggagaggaagaaggggccgcttgctcctcctcttctggtCTGGGGGACACTCCCTCAAGCTCCACTGGTGCTGGCCCTCTGCAGGCATCTCTGAGTGCCCCAGCCACCAGCAGTGCCACTGTAGGTGTTTCACGTGAAAGATCTGCTGGAAAAGCCAAAGGCCGTTCTCGGAAGAGTAAAGATTCCTCCGGGGCCTCAAGTTTTACAAAGAAACCTGGCCTGAATATTTTATCTCAGAAAGCAAATAACTTGGTTCAGTATCTGCTGACTCAGTATAAAATGAAGGAGCCCATTAAGAAGACCGACATGCTGAAGATAGTCCACAAATGGTACAGAAAGGACTTTCCTGAGGTTCTCAGGAAGGCGTCTGAGCTAATGGATCTGGTGTATGGTCTAGAAGTGAAAGAGGTCAAGCCCAATGGTAACTTCTACACCCTTGTCCACAGTCAAGATGACACCAGTGATGGGAGTCTGAGCACAGTTTGGAGATTTCCCCTTAAAGGGATTCTGATGCCTCTCCTGAGTATGATCTTCTTGGATGGCTGTCGCACCCCTGAGGAAGAGGTCTGGAAATTCCTGAATATGATGGGCGTCTATGATGGAGAAATTCACTTCATTTTTGGGGAACCCAGGAAGCTTATCACCCAAGATTTGGTGCAGGAAGGATACCTGGTGTACCAGCAGGTGGTCAACAGTGATCCTCCACGCTATGAGTTCCTGTGGGGTGCAAGAGCTCAATCTGAGGCCAGCAAGATGAAAATCCTTGAGTTTTTGGCCAAGCTCAATGATAGTGAGCCCACAGCCTTTCCATCTGTTTATCAAGAGGCTTTGAGAGACGAGGAAGAGAGAGCCAAAGCCAGGGCCCAAGCTGAGCCCAGGGCTGGCAGTCCTTGCAAGGCCAGTGGGCACCCCACAGCCACATCCAGCCACTCCCCTCAGCCTGAGTGA